One window of the Rosa rugosa chromosome 3, drRosRugo1.1, whole genome shotgun sequence genome contains the following:
- the LOC133740880 gene encoding serine carboxypeptidase-like 18 produces the protein MGSKASSLCLHFLLILLLSGTVLSVHWPVKSLPGYSGDLPFNLETGYISVDGIEFYYYFVESEGNPGADPVLLYLNGGPGCSGLNGFFYQIGPLKFNISDYTGGLPTLMYEPETWTKTASIIFLDAPVGTGFSYANDSGAWTTTDTQAASQYNDFLRSWIDEHPDFDTNPVYIGSDSYAGINLPILAQDIINSNEAGVEPTIYLKGMVLSCPHTSTGIEANSKVPFAHRMALISDSMYESAKNSCNGDYADTTTAACIESLSAITECIAEISGSSPLDPDCTLLSPKEKEEKAARRSLRQNPIRSSLSLPSSITNKQDFYCHNFPYLLSDVWGNYEGVQEALHIRPGTVKIFFRCNLSLSYTYDTYDAVAYHKNLTETGLQLLVFSGDHDMNIPHNGIEYWISTLDLTLDTDWRPWFVDGQVAGYTRRYTNDGYRLTYATIKGAGHSPHEYKRKEVFDMFHRWIHYYPL, from the exons ATGGGTTCCAAAGCAAGCTCACTATGCTTGCATTTCTTGCTTATACTGCTTCTCTCCGGCACTGTACTCTCAGTTCATTGGCCTGTAAAATCTCTGCCTGGCTACTCCGGTGATTTGCCCTTCAACCTTGAAACCGG GTACATTAGTGTGGATGGAATCGAGTTCTACTACTACTTTGTCGAGTCTGAAGGGAACCCTGGAGCTGACCCTGTTTTGCTTTACCTCAATGGAGGCCCTGGATGTTCGGGTTTAAACGGATTCTTCTACCAAATTG GCCCGTTGAAGTTCAACATTTCAGATTACACCGGGGGCTTACCAACATTAATGTATGAACCAGAAACATGGACAAAG ACTGCCAGTATAATATTTTTGGATGCACCTGTTGGTACTGGTTTCTCATACGCCAACGACAGCGGAGCTTGGACCACAACAGATACACAAGCAGCAAGCCAGTACAATGACTTTTTGAGAAGT TGGATAGATGAACACCCGGATTTTGATACAAACCCAGTCTACATTGGTAGTGATTCATATGCTGGAATAAATCTTCCCATCCTTGCTCAAGATATAATCAACA GCAATGAAGCCGGAGTCGAGCCAACCATATACCTCAAA GGAATGGTACTTAGCTGTCCGCATACAAGTACTGGTATTGAAGCAAATTCCAAAGTACCTTTTGCCCATAGGATGGCTCTAATATCAGATTCAATGTACGAG TCCGCCAAAAACAGTTGCAATGGGGATTATGCGGATACAACCACTGCAGCATGCATAGAAAGTCTCAGTGCTATAACCGAG TGCATTGCTGAAATAAGTGGAAGCAGTCCTTTGGATCCCGATTGCACTCTCTTGTCCccgaaagaaaaggaagaaaaagcgGCCAGAAGATCTCTCAGACAAAACCCCATCAGGAGTTCATTAAGCCTACCATCATCAATTACAAACAAACAAGATTTTTATTGCCAT AATTTCCCTTATTTGCTTTCGGATGTATGGGGAAATTATGAAGGAGTCCAAGAGGCTCTTCATATTCGACCG GGAACTGTTAAAATATTTTTTAGGTGCAACCTTAGTCTCTCATACACTTACGACACCTATGATGCTGTCGCTTATCACAAGAATCTTACCGAAACAGGCCTGCAATTACTGGTTTTCAG TGGTGACCATGACATGAATATTCCACATAATGGTATTGAGTACTGGATAAGCACACTAGACCTCACACTCGACACGGATTGGCGTCCTTGGTTCGTTGATGGTCAAGTCGCAGG GTACACAAGGAGGTATACAAACGATGGATATCGCCTGACATATGCAACTATTAAG
- the LOC133739985 gene encoding probable small nuclear ribonucleoprotein G, which yields MSRSGQPPDLKKYMDKKLQIKLNANRMIVGTLRGFDQFMNLVVDNTVEVNGDEKTGIGMVVIRGNSVVTVEALEPVAKMQ from the coding sequence ATGAGCAGGTCAGGTCAGCCCCCGGATCTGAAGAAGTACATGGACAAGAAGCTTCAAATCAAGCTAAATGCAAACCGAATGATTGTTGGAACCTTGCGTGGATTTGACCAGTTCATGAATCTGGTGGTTGATAACACTGTAGAAGTGAATGGTGATGAAAAGACTGGCATAGGCATGGTGGTGATCAGAGGAAACAGTGTGGTTACTGTTGAAGCACTTGAACCTGTGGCCAAAATGCAGTAG